Proteins encoded by one window of Erwinia pyrifoliae DSM 12163:
- a CDS encoding flavodoxin, translating to MAEVGIFVGTVYGNALLVAEEAEPLLVQAGHKVTVFDDPTLEDWQRYANKVVLVVTSTTGHGDLPDSIVPLFQAIKDKLGYQPGLRYGIIALGDSSYDHFCGGGKQFDALLSEQSALRVGEVLMVDASESPEPEEVTSPWVEQWAKLLG from the coding sequence ATGGCTGAAGTAGGTATTTTTGTTGGCACCGTTTATGGAAACGCGCTGTTAGTCGCTGAAGAAGCTGAACCTTTGCTGGTACAGGCCGGTCACAAAGTCACGGTTTTTGACGATCCGACGCTGGAAGACTGGCAGCGCTATGCGAATAAAGTGGTTCTGGTGGTCACCTCTACCACCGGGCATGGCGACCTGCCGGACAGCATTGTTCCGCTGTTCCAGGCGATCAAAGATAAGCTGGGCTACCAGCCTGGCCTGCGCTACGGCATTATCGCGCTTGGTGACAGCAGCTACGATCATTTCTGCGGTGGCGGGAAGCAGTTCGACGCGCTGTTATCTGAGCAGAGTGCGCTTCGCGTCGGTGAGGTCCTGATGGTCGATGCCAGCGAAAGTCCGGAGCCGGAAGAAGTCACCTCGCCGTGGGTTGAGCAGTGGGCTAAGCTTTTAGGCTAA
- a CDS encoding YqcC family protein, with protein MSREQQVQERLLAIESLLKQAGLWQYVAPVSEAFTSTEPFCIDTMTPLQWLQWMLLPKMQALLDAGAPLPPTLAIAPYYDVALEGDIPERARLLHLLNEFDQLFESP; from the coding sequence ATGAGCCGTGAACAGCAGGTTCAGGAACGATTACTGGCGATAGAATCGTTACTCAAACAGGCCGGATTATGGCAATACGTCGCCCCTGTCAGCGAGGCGTTCACCAGCACTGAACCTTTCTGCATTGATACCATGACGCCGTTGCAGTGGTTGCAGTGGATGCTTTTGCCCAAAATGCAGGCGCTGTTGGACGCCGGCGCACCGCTGCCGCCCACGCTGGCCATTGCCCCCTATTATGACGTCGCGCTGGAAGGAGATATTCCTGAACGTGCGCGGCTGCTACACCTGCTGAATGAGTTTGACCAGCTGTTTGAGTCGCCATAA
- the rlmD gene encoding 23S rRNA (uracil(1939)-C(5))-methyltransferase RlmD, with protein sequence MAQFYSAKRRVTTRQTITVTVHDLDSFGQGVAHHHGKALFVQGALPGEVAEVSISEDKRHFSRGVAKRIVTASPERVQPRCPHYSRCGGCQLQHASPSLQQQSKAKALGHLLSKQRGEAVAVDDIITGPTWGYRRRARLGLSFQPATQTLHMGFREKSTSELVNITHCPILKPELNALLQPLRAVLSGLQAVRRLGHVELVQADNGPLLVLRHLDALTTGDRQKLEQFSHKHHLSLYLAADGDSLEQASGVMPHYRSGDLTLTFSPRDFIQVNDEVNQQMVARALTWLDLQPEDRVLDLYCGMGNFTLPMGKFAKNVVGVEGVAALVAKAGYNAELNNLNNVTFWQHNLEEDVSRQPWAAQGFNKVLLDPARAGAAGVMAHITKLAPQRVVYVSCNPTTLARDSEILLTSGYQLERVTMLDMFPHTGHLESMVLFSRK encoded by the coding sequence ATGGCGCAATTCTACTCTGCAAAAAGGCGCGTGACGACCCGCCAGACGATAACGGTAACAGTTCATGACCTTGACAGCTTCGGTCAGGGGGTGGCGCACCATCATGGCAAAGCCCTGTTTGTGCAGGGAGCATTGCCCGGCGAAGTGGCAGAAGTGAGCATCAGTGAAGATAAACGCCACTTTTCACGCGGGGTGGCAAAACGTATCGTTACCGCCAGCCCGGAACGCGTCCAGCCCCGCTGTCCTCATTATAGCCGCTGCGGCGGCTGTCAGCTGCAGCATGCCTCCCCGTCCCTGCAACAGCAAAGTAAAGCCAAAGCGCTGGGGCATTTGTTATCAAAGCAGCGCGGCGAGGCCGTGGCGGTGGACGACATTATCACCGGGCCGACATGGGGCTATCGCCGGCGTGCGCGCCTTGGTCTTAGCTTCCAGCCCGCAACGCAGACATTACACATGGGGTTTCGCGAAAAAAGCACCAGTGAACTGGTCAATATCACGCATTGCCCGATATTGAAGCCCGAACTTAATGCATTGCTTCAGCCCCTTCGTGCGGTGCTAAGCGGTTTGCAGGCGGTGCGCCGTCTCGGACATGTTGAGCTGGTGCAGGCAGACAACGGGCCGCTGCTGGTTTTACGCCATCTGGATGCGTTGACGACGGGCGACCGGCAAAAACTGGAACAATTTTCGCATAAGCACCACTTGTCTTTATACCTGGCGGCCGATGGCGACTCGCTTGAGCAGGCTAGCGGCGTCATGCCGCACTATCGTTCTGGTGATCTGACGCTGACGTTCAGCCCGCGTGACTTTATCCAGGTGAACGATGAGGTTAACCAGCAGATGGTGGCGCGCGCGCTGACGTGGCTTGACCTGCAACCAGAAGATCGGGTACTGGATCTGTACTGTGGAATGGGAAATTTTACCCTTCCAATGGGAAAATTTGCTAAAAATGTTGTGGGAGTGGAGGGCGTAGCAGCATTAGTGGCCAAGGCTGGGTATAATGCAGAATTAAATAATCTTAACAATGTGACGTTCTGGCAGCATAACCTTGAAGAAGATGTTAGCCGTCAGCCGTGGGCCGCGCAGGGATTCAATAAAGTATTACTTGATCCAGCGCGTGCTGGTGCTGCGGGAGTGATGGCGCATATCACCAAGCTTGCGCCGCAACGGGTGGTTTATGTTTCCTGTAACCCCACGACGCTCGCGCGTGATAGTGAGATTTTGCTTACGTCCGGCTACCAACTGGAAAGGGTGACTATGCTTGACATGTTTCCCCATACCGGGCACCTGGAATCGATGGTGCTGTTTAGCCGAAAATAG
- the truC gene encoding tRNA pseudouridine(65) synthase TruC, with protein MLEIIYQDRWLVAVNKPSGMLVHRSWLDRHETVFAMQTVRDQIGQHVFTVHRLDRPTSGVLLMALSSEVARLLSQQFEQHQLQKTYHAVVRGWLEGADTLDYPLTEEQDKIADKFSQPEKAPQPAVTHWRGVATAELPVPVGRYQTSRYSLVEMLPESGRKHQLRRHMTHLRHPIIGDSAHGDLKQNRSAAANFGMNRLMLHASELNLTHPVTAEPLMLRAGLDAVWQKVINQLGWQANLPDVMRAGLAQQTAQNEVSVDGENNG; from the coding sequence ATGCTTGAAATCATTTATCAGGATCGCTGGCTGGTGGCGGTCAATAAGCCGTCCGGTATGCTGGTGCACCGCAGCTGGCTCGATCGGCATGAAACCGTGTTTGCCATGCAGACGGTACGCGACCAGATTGGCCAGCATGTGTTTACCGTACATCGCTTGGATCGTCCGACTTCCGGCGTACTGCTAATGGCCCTGTCGAGCGAGGTTGCTCGTCTTCTGTCGCAGCAGTTTGAACAGCACCAGCTGCAAAAAACCTATCATGCGGTGGTGCGTGGCTGGCTGGAAGGGGCCGATACGCTCGACTACCCACTGACCGAAGAGCAGGATAAAATTGCCGATAAATTCAGTCAGCCGGAGAAAGCACCACAGCCAGCGGTGACGCACTGGCGTGGCGTGGCCACCGCCGAACTGCCGGTGCCGGTCGGGCGCTATCAGACTTCACGCTATTCACTGGTGGAAATGTTGCCTGAGTCCGGGCGTAAACATCAGTTGCGCCGTCATATGACCCATCTGCGCCACCCGATTATTGGCGACAGCGCCCACGGTGATTTGAAGCAGAACCGTTCTGCGGCGGCAAACTTTGGCATGAATCGTCTGATGCTGCACGCCAGCGAACTCAATCTGACGCATCCGGTCACTGCCGAGCCGTTAATGTTGCGCGCCGGGTTGGATGCGGTCTGGCAGAAGGTCATCAATCAGCTTGGCTGGCAGGCGAATCTGCCTGACGTGATGCGGGCAGGGCTGGCGCAGCAGACCGCACAAAATGAAGTATCAGTTGATGGAGAGAATAATGGCTGA
- the mazG gene encoding nucleoside triphosphate pyrophosphohydrolase has translation MTSLDRLLGIMKTLRDAENGCPWDRQQTFASIAPYTLEEAYEVVDAINRADFDDLRGELGDLLFQVVFYAQMAQEQGHFNFDDICRAISDKLERRHPHLFASAQGSEGEPMNWEQIKSTERAEKAQHSALDDIPHALPALMRAHKIQKRCSSVGFDWDTLGPVLDKVHEEIDEVMHEAQQAVIDRDKLEEEIGDLLFATVNLSRHLGSKAETALQKANFKFERRFRQVEQIIAAQDLEMQQASLAQMEAAWQIVKSQE, from the coding sequence ATGACTTCTCTCGATCGCCTGCTGGGCATCATGAAAACCCTGCGCGATGCGGAAAACGGCTGCCCGTGGGATCGTCAGCAAACTTTTGCCTCCATTGCGCCTTATACGCTGGAAGAAGCTTATGAAGTGGTCGACGCCATCAACCGCGCCGATTTTGACGATCTGCGCGGCGAACTGGGTGACCTGCTTTTCCAGGTGGTGTTTTACGCGCAGATGGCCCAGGAGCAGGGGCATTTTAACTTCGATGATATCTGCCGGGCCATCAGCGATAAGCTGGAGCGCCGCCACCCGCATCTCTTTGCCAGCGCTCAGGGCAGTGAGGGGGAACCGATGAACTGGGAACAGATCAAAAGCACCGAGCGCGCAGAGAAAGCACAGCACTCGGCGCTGGATGACATTCCCCATGCGCTACCAGCCCTGATGCGCGCCCACAAAATCCAGAAACGCTGTAGCAGCGTGGGTTTTGACTGGGACACCCTTGGGCCGGTGTTGGATAAAGTGCACGAAGAGATTGACGAAGTGATGCACGAAGCGCAGCAGGCGGTGATCGACCGCGATAAGCTGGAAGAGGAAATTGGCGATCTGCTGTTTGCCACGGTAAATCTGTCGCGTCATCTTGGCAGCAAAGCGGAAACCGCGTTGCAAAAGGCCAATTTCAAATTTGAACGTCGCTTCCGTCAGGTTGAGCAAATTATTGCCGCCCAGGACCTGGAAATGCAGCAGGCGAGCCTGGCGCAAATGGAGGCCGCATGGCAAATCGTCAAATCACAGGAATAG
- the relA gene encoding GTP diphosphokinase, whose amino-acid sequence MVAVRSAHLNTAGEFALDQWIADLAISNPQSCERLADTWRYCDTATKNHPDAALLLWRGVEMVEILSMLSMDNETLSAALLFPLADAGVVSEEVLEAQFGQSIVSLVHGVRDMDAIRQLKATHNDSMASEQVDNVRRMLLAMVEDFRCVVIKLAERIAHLREVKDAPEDERVLAAKECTNIYAPLANRLGIGQLKWELEDFCFRYLHPEEYKRIAKLLHERRIDREDYIDTFVQSLRTEIVKEGVKAEVYGRPKHIYSIWRKMQKKSLAFDELFDVRAVRIVAERLQDCYGALGIVHTLYRHLPNEFDDYVANPKPNGYQSIHTVVLGPKGKTVEIQIRTRQMHEDAELGVAAHWKYKEGGVGGSARGASGHEERIAWLRKLITWQEEMSDSGEMLDEVRSQVFDDRVYVFTPKGDVVDLPAGSTPLDFAYHIHSDIGHRCIGAKIGGRIVPFTYHLQMGDQIDIITQKQPNPSRDWLNPNLGYVTTSRGRSKIHAWFRKQDRDKNIIAGRQILDNELDHLDINLKDAEKVLLPRYNYNSLDELLAAIGGGDVRLNQMSNFLQSKLHKPSAEEEDREALRQLTQKTSNSVPRSKESGRVVVEGVGNLMHHIARCCQPIPGDDITGFITQGRGISIHRADCDQLADLISHAPERIVDAVWGETYSSGYSLVVRVTANDRSGLLRDITTILANEKVNVLGVSSHSDTKRQLATIDMDIEIYNQQVLSRVLARLNQVPDIIDAKRLH is encoded by the coding sequence ATGGTTGCGGTAAGAAGTGCACATCTTAATACGGCTGGCGAGTTTGCGCTCGACCAATGGATCGCTGATTTGGCGATCTCTAACCCGCAGTCATGTGAACGACTGGCCGATACCTGGCGCTATTGTGACACGGCGACGAAGAATCACCCCGATGCGGCCCTGCTGCTGTGGCGCGGCGTTGAGATGGTGGAGATCCTCTCCATGCTCAGCATGGATAACGAAACCCTGAGCGCGGCGCTGCTGTTTCCACTGGCAGATGCCGGCGTGGTCAGCGAAGAGGTGCTCGAAGCGCAGTTTGGTCAATCCATCGTCTCGCTGGTGCACGGCGTGCGCGATATGGATGCCATTCGTCAGTTAAAAGCCACGCACAATGATTCGATGGCCTCCGAGCAGGTTGATAACGTACGGCGAATGCTGCTGGCGATGGTGGAAGATTTTCGCTGCGTGGTTATCAAGCTGGCGGAGCGCATCGCTCATCTGCGGGAAGTCAAAGACGCGCCGGAAGATGAGCGCGTGCTGGCGGCGAAAGAGTGTACCAATATCTATGCGCCGTTAGCGAACCGCCTCGGGATTGGCCAGTTGAAGTGGGAACTGGAAGATTTCTGTTTCCGCTACCTGCACCCGGAAGAGTACAAGCGCATCGCCAAACTGCTGCACGAGCGGCGCATCGATCGCGAAGATTATATCGATACCTTCGTGCAGTCGCTGCGCACCGAAATCGTTAAAGAGGGCGTGAAGGCCGAAGTGTATGGCCGACCCAAACATATCTACAGCATCTGGCGCAAGATGCAGAAAAAGTCGCTGGCTTTCGATGAGCTGTTCGACGTGCGTGCGGTGCGTATCGTTGCTGAACGTTTGCAGGATTGCTACGGCGCACTGGGTATCGTTCATACGCTTTACCGCCATCTGCCAAACGAGTTTGATGACTACGTTGCTAACCCTAAACCCAACGGTTATCAGTCGATCCACACCGTGGTGCTGGGGCCTAAGGGCAAAACCGTCGAGATCCAGATCCGCACCCGCCAGATGCATGAAGATGCCGAGCTGGGCGTGGCGGCGCACTGGAAATATAAGGAAGGCGGCGTGGGCGGCAGCGCGCGCGGCGCATCCGGCCATGAAGAACGCATTGCCTGGCTGCGTAAGCTGATCACCTGGCAGGAGGAGATGTCGGACTCCGGCGAGATGCTTGACGAAGTGCGCAGTCAGGTATTCGACGATCGGGTTTACGTGTTTACCCCGAAAGGGGATGTGGTGGATCTGCCTGCCGGCTCCACGCCGCTGGACTTCGCTTACCACATTCACAGCGATATCGGTCACCGCTGCATCGGGGCGAAAATTGGCGGGCGCATTGTGCCGTTTACCTATCATCTGCAAATGGGCGATCAGATCGACATCATCACCCAGAAGCAGCCAAACCCGAGTCGCGACTGGCTGAACCCTAACCTCGGCTATGTCACCACCAGCCGTGGGCGTTCGAAGATCCACGCCTGGTTCCGTAAGCAGGATCGCGACAAAAATATTATTGCCGGTCGGCAGATCCTCGACAACGAACTCGATCATCTTGATATCAACCTGAAAGATGCTGAAAAGGTGCTGCTGCCGCGCTATAACTACAATTCGCTGGATGAATTGCTGGCAGCGATTGGCGGCGGCGACGTGCGTCTGAATCAGATGAGTAACTTCCTGCAGTCTAAGCTGCATAAGCCGAGTGCCGAAGAGGAAGACCGCGAGGCGCTGCGCCAGCTGACGCAGAAAACTTCCAATAGCGTGCCGCGCAGCAAAGAGAGCGGCCGCGTGGTGGTCGAGGGCGTTGGCAACCTGATGCATCATATTGCGCGCTGCTGCCAGCCGATACCCGGTGATGACATTACCGGTTTTATCACCCAGGGGCGCGGCATTTCGATTCACCGCGCCGACTGTGACCAGCTGGCCGACCTGATATCCCACGCGCCTGAGCGCATTGTTGATGCCGTATGGGGAGAAACCTACTCCAGCGGCTATTCGCTGGTGGTGCGGGTGACGGCGAACGACCGCAGCGGTCTGTTGCGCGATATCACCACCATTCTGGCCAACGAAAAAGTGAATGTGCTCGGCGTTTCCAGCCACAGCGATACCAAAAGGCAGCTGGCAACTATTGATATGGATATTGAGATTTATAATCAACAGGTGCTGAGCCGGGTGCTGGCGCGCCTTAATCAGGTGCCTGATATCATTGACGCGAAGCGTCTGCATTAA
- the syd gene encoding SecY-interacting protein, whose protein sequence is MIDETTQALRDFSQRYCDIWQQQSGHAPASKELYGIPSTCVMASHEEEEEVWWLPQPFMLEPNLDAVERALDIRLQPAVTAFYTSQFAGDMTGTLHGQQMSLLQVWSEDDFVRVQENLIGHLVMKRRLKQSPTLFIATTASELEVVSVCNVSGEVILEHLGTKKRQLIAPSVRNFLISLQPLIIDPPN, encoded by the coding sequence ATGATTGATGAAACCACACAGGCATTACGCGATTTTAGTCAGCGTTATTGCGATATCTGGCAGCAGCAAAGCGGGCATGCGCCTGCCAGTAAGGAACTTTACGGTATTCCTTCAACCTGTGTGATGGCCTCACATGAGGAAGAGGAAGAAGTTTGGTGGCTGCCACAGCCGTTTATGCTGGAGCCAAATCTCGATGCCGTCGAGCGGGCGCTGGATATTCGCCTGCAGCCAGCGGTTACCGCGTTCTATACTTCACAGTTCGCCGGGGATATGACGGGAACTTTGCACGGGCAGCAGATGTCTTTATTGCAAGTCTGGAGTGAAGATGACTTTGTACGCGTGCAGGAAAACCTGATTGGTCATTTGGTTATGAAGCGCCGTCTTAAGCAATCGCCCACTTTATTTATCGCCACCACCGCCTCCGAACTGGAGGTCGTATCAGTTTGTAATGTGAGTGGCGAAGTCATTCTTGAGCATTTAGGTACCAAAAAGCGCCAGCTTATCGCGCCATCTGTCCGGAACTTTCTTATTTCTTTACAGCCGCTTATCATAGACCCTCCGAATTAA
- a CDS encoding glycerate kinase: MKIVIAPDSYKESLSALQVATQIELGFRDIFPDAQYIKLPVADGGEGTVEAMVAASGGKIVRLQATGPLGKPVEAFYGLSGDGQCAIIEMAAASGLEHVPAAQRDAMTATSWGTGELMRHALDQGVKRMIIGIGGSASNDGGAGMIQALGARLLDQQGKCISYGGAELARLAAVDLSGLDRRIAECQIDVACDVTNPLTGEQGASVVFGPQKGATPAQVVQLDYALKHFAALIQRDMHCDVLTLAGGGAAGGMGAGLYAFCRATLRPGIEIVTEALGLEALVRDATLVVTGEGRIDSQTIQGKVPVGVARVAKRHKKPVIAIAGSLSRDAGVVHQHGLDAVFSVIYRICSLDDALQEAAENVRMTARNVAATLHIGRQM; this comes from the coding sequence ATGAAAATAGTTATCGCCCCTGATTCTTACAAAGAAAGCCTCTCCGCATTACAGGTTGCCACTCAGATTGAACTGGGTTTTCGCGACATTTTCCCCGATGCGCAATATATCAAACTGCCGGTTGCCGACGGCGGCGAAGGGACAGTTGAAGCCATGGTCGCCGCGAGCGGTGGAAAAATCGTCCGGTTACAGGCCACAGGCCCGCTGGGGAAGCCCGTTGAGGCATTCTACGGCCTGTCCGGTGACGGGCAGTGCGCCATTATTGAAATGGCTGCCGCCAGCGGGCTGGAGCATGTGCCTGCTGCGCAGCGTGATGCGATGACCGCCACCAGCTGGGGCACCGGAGAGCTGATGCGCCATGCGCTGGATCAGGGCGTAAAGCGGATGATTATCGGTATTGGGGGCAGCGCCAGCAATGACGGCGGGGCGGGGATGATTCAGGCGTTGGGTGCCAGGCTGTTGGATCAGCAGGGCAAGTGCATCAGTTACGGTGGTGCTGAACTGGCACGGCTTGCCGCTGTCGATCTCAGCGGCCTGGATCGCCGGATTGCTGAATGCCAGATTGACGTTGCCTGCGACGTGACTAACCCGCTGACCGGCGAGCAGGGCGCATCGGTGGTATTTGGCCCACAAAAAGGGGCCACGCCCGCACAGGTTGTACAGCTGGATTATGCGCTCAAGCACTTTGCGGCGCTGATCCAGCGAGATATGCACTGCGATGTGCTCACTCTTGCCGGAGGCGGCGCTGCTGGCGGTATGGGGGCCGGGCTTTATGCTTTTTGTCGCGCCACGCTGCGACCCGGCATTGAGATTGTCACCGAAGCGCTCGGGCTGGAGGCATTAGTGCGGGATGCCACGCTGGTGGTAACCGGAGAAGGGCGCATCGACAGCCAGACGATTCAGGGTAAAGTGCCGGTGGGCGTGGCGCGGGTGGCGAAGCGTCACAAAAAGCCGGTGATCGCTATTGCCGGAAGCCTCTCACGCGATGCGGGCGTGGTACACCAGCACGGGCTGGATGCGGTATTCAGCGTGATTTACCGCATCTGCAGTCTGGATGATGCGCTACAGGAAGCCGCAGAAAATGTGCGTATGACGGCGCGCAACGTTGCTGCTACCCTCCATATCGGACGGCAAATGTAA
- the barA gene encoding two-component sensor histidine kinase BarA: MTKYSLRARMMILILAPTLMIGLLLSTFFVVNRYNELQSQLTDAGVNIIEPLAVSSEYGMTFHSRESVRQLVSLLHRRHSDIVRAISVFDDHNQLFVTSNYHQAPDLLRLPENLPLTARSMKQRQGNSVILRTPILSESYYPDESPAQDAKPTGNPLGYVAIELDLQSVRLQQYKEVFISTLLLLLCLCIAMLFAYRLMRDVTGPIRNMVSTVDRIRRGQLDSRVEGHMLGELDVLKNGINSMAMSLTAYHEEMQQNIDQATSDLRETLEQMEIQNVELDLAKRRAQEAARIKSEFLANMSHELRTPLNGVIGFTRQTLKTMLNSTQRDYLHTIERSANNLLSIINDVLDFSKLEAGKLVLETIPFPLRATLDEVVVLLAQSAHEKGLELTLNIQSDVPDNAIGDPLRMQQIIVNLLGNAIKFTESGNIDIRVEKRALSNNRMELEVQIHDTGIGISEKQQSKLFQAFRQADASISRRHGGTGLGLVITQKLVNEMGGEISFHSRLHRGSTFWFHINLELNPNAASDPRIMDCVEGQHLAYVEPNAAAAKAVMEMLNATPMQVSYSPSLDELAQDCYDVLLMGLPVVQGHSLEIDEEQLTPILQRANSVIMALPFQMQIYAEDLKARGVTACLIKPLSMTRLLPVLVDHHHRRDMQPQAERTLLPLRVMAVDDNPANLKLIGALLEEQVADIVLCDSGEAAIAQARLQHLDIILMDIQMPDIDGIRASERIRELPQHTNTPIVAVTAHAMDGERQQLMKAGMNDYLAKPIDEQKLSRLLARYSPVGQRALPSVSEVPASLDWTMALSQAANKPDLAHDLLQMLVDFLPEVQKLVELYSAENNISALRNIIHKLHGSASYSGVPRMKQLCLQLEQNLRHSEDIAASEPELLELLDEMHNVARLAKERLKL; this comes from the coding sequence ATGACCAAATACAGCCTGCGGGCACGCATGATGATTTTGATTCTGGCACCGACGCTGATGATCGGCCTGCTGCTTTCCACTTTTTTTGTTGTTAACCGCTACAATGAATTACAAAGCCAGCTGACGGATGCCGGGGTCAATATTATTGAACCGCTGGCGGTTTCCAGCGAGTACGGCATGACCTTTCACAGCCGTGAATCGGTGCGCCAGCTGGTTAGCCTGCTGCATCGTCGCCATTCGGATATTGTGCGGGCCATTTCAGTCTTTGACGACCACAATCAGCTGTTCGTTACGTCGAATTACCATCAGGCACCGGATCTGCTGCGCCTGCCGGAAAACCTGCCATTAACGGCGCGTTCAATGAAACAGCGTCAAGGCAATTCAGTCATCCTGCGCACTCCCATTCTTTCTGAAAGCTACTATCCGGATGAATCGCCAGCCCAGGATGCCAAACCGACCGGTAATCCACTCGGCTACGTCGCCATTGAGCTGGATCTGCAATCGGTGAGACTTCAACAGTACAAAGAAGTGTTTATCTCCACGCTGCTCCTGCTGTTGTGCCTGTGTATTGCCATGCTGTTTGCTTATCGTCTGATGCGTGACGTGACCGGCCCTATCCGCAATATGGTCAGTACCGTTGACCGCATTCGCCGTGGACAGCTCGACAGCCGGGTGGAGGGCCACATGCTGGGCGAACTGGACGTGTTGAAAAACGGCATTAACTCCATGGCCATGTCGCTCACCGCCTATCACGAGGAGATGCAGCAGAACATCGATCAGGCAACCTCCGATCTGCGTGAAACCCTGGAACAGATGGAAATTCAGAACGTCGAGCTGGATCTGGCGAAGCGGCGCGCCCAGGAAGCGGCTCGTATTAAATCGGAATTTCTGGCGAATATGTCTCATGAATTACGTACTCCGCTCAACGGGGTGATCGGTTTTACTCGCCAGACGCTGAAAACGATGCTCAATTCAACCCAGCGCGACTATTTGCATACGATTGAGCGGTCGGCCAATAATCTGCTGAGCATTATTAATGACGTGCTGGATTTCTCTAAGCTGGAAGCCGGAAAGCTGGTGCTGGAGACAATTCCGTTTCCGCTGCGCGCTACCCTGGATGAAGTGGTGGTGCTGCTGGCTCAGTCCGCGCATGAAAAAGGGCTGGAATTAACCCTGAATATTCAGAGTGATGTCCCGGATAACGCCATCGGTGACCCGCTACGCATGCAGCAAATTATTGTTAATCTGCTGGGTAATGCCATCAAGTTTACCGAATCGGGCAATATTGATATTCGGGTGGAAAAACGCGCACTGAGCAATAATCGCATGGAGCTGGAAGTACAAATCCACGATACGGGCATCGGCATTTCCGAGAAACAACAGTCGAAGTTGTTCCAGGCGTTCCGACAGGCTGACGCCAGTATTTCACGCCGCCACGGCGGCACCGGGCTGGGGCTGGTGATCACGCAGAAACTGGTGAATGAAATGGGCGGTGAAATCTCCTTCCATAGCCGGCTGCACCGAGGTTCAACCTTCTGGTTCCATATTAACCTGGAACTTAACCCTAACGCTGCCAGCGATCCGCGCATCATGGATTGTGTTGAAGGCCAGCATCTGGCCTATGTCGAGCCGAACGCGGCGGCAGCGAAAGCGGTAATGGAAATGCTCAATGCCACGCCAATGCAGGTAAGCTATAGTCCATCCCTCGATGAGCTGGCGCAAGATTGCTATGATGTGCTGCTGATGGGTCTGCCCGTGGTTCAGGGACATAGCCTTGAGATCGATGAAGAACAGCTAACGCCCATTTTGCAACGCGCCAACAGCGTGATTATGGCTTTACCTTTCCAGATGCAGATCTATGCGGAAGATTTGAAAGCGCGTGGCGTGACCGCCTGCCTGATTAAGCCGCTTTCCATGACGCGCCTGCTGCCCGTTCTTGTCGACCATCATCATCGCCGCGACATGCAGCCACAGGCCGAACGTACGCTGCTGCCGCTGAGGGTGATGGCGGTAGATGATAATCCGGCGAACCTCAAACTTATCGGCGCGCTGCTGGAAGAACAGGTGGCCGATATTGTCCTGTGCGACAGCGGTGAAGCGGCGATTGCACAGGCGCGGCTACAGCATTTGGATATCATTTTGATGGATATTCAAATGCCTGACATTGATGGCATTCGCGCCAGTGAACGGATCCGCGAACTGCCGCAACATACGAATACCCCGATTGTCGCCGTCACTGCCCATGCGATGGACGGGGAACGCCAGCAGCTGATGAAGGCCGGAATGAACGATTATCTCGCCAAGCCTATCGATGAACAAAAGCTGAGTCGCCTGCTGGCCCGTTACTCGCCGGTTGGGCAGCGCGCATTGCCGTCAGTGAGCGAGGTTCCGGCCTCTCTCGACTGGACGATGGCTTTGAGCCAGGCGGCAAACAAGCCCGATTTGGCGCACGACCTTTTGCAGATGCTGGTCGACTTTCTGCCTGAGGTGCAAAAACTGGTGGAGTTGTATAGCGCAGAGAACAATATCAGCGCATTGCGCAACATCATTCATAAACTGCATGGCAGCGCCAGCTATAGCGGCGTACCGCGCATGAAACAGCTGTGTCTGCAGCTGGAACAAAACCTGCGTCACAGTGAAGATATCGCGGCGTCAGAACCCGAGCTGCTCGAACTGCTTGACGAAATGCATAACGTTGCACGGCTGGCCAAAGAGCGGCTGAAGCTGTAA